A genome region from Corvus hawaiiensis isolate bCorHaw1 chromosome 4, bCorHaw1.pri.cur, whole genome shotgun sequence includes the following:
- the TMEM213 gene encoding transmembrane protein 213 — MKHLSREPWAALAVLFLTAALWDSCSAAAEGTSNVSTTEYEPACLHVNFCRQAATCCPSGMDDYGWIAAAVGWSLWFLTLILLCMDKITKLRPDEPKYLVA; from the exons ATGAAGCACCTCTCCCGtgagccctgggcagccctcGCTGTGCTCTTCCTCACCGCTGCGCTCTGGGATTCCTGCTCAGCAG cagctgaaggcacCTCCAATGTTTCAACAACTGAGTACGAACCAGCGTGTCTTC ACGTGAACTTCTGCAGGCAAGCGGCCACGTGCTGCCCTTCGGGCATGGACGACTACGGGTGGATCGCAGCGGCCGTCGGCTGGAGCCTCTGGTTTCTGACCCTCATCCTGCTCTGCATGGACAAGATCACGAAACTCCGGCCTGATGAGCCCAAATACTTGGTGGCCTGA